A single window of Salvia splendens isolate huo1 chromosome 8, SspV2, whole genome shotgun sequence DNA harbors:
- the LOC121744094 gene encoding pectin acetylesterase 8-like, with translation MWKLHCMIICLMAACLLASSLNVSFTEVANATQRRAVCMDGSPAGYYYSAGSGDGAKNWLLFLMGGGWCDNVDDCQSKLNQSLGSSKSVPFTKFSHILSPDSQINPDFYNWNRIFVAYCDQSSFLGDAEFDGQGLKLQFRGSRIFDAVVDDLLAKGDGRWRECYSFRYIGRGACDYLAL, from the exons ATGTGGAAGCTTCACTGCATGATCATTTgcttaatggctgcatgcctTCTTGCAAGCAGCCTCAATGTTTCATTCACTGAAGTTGCTAACGCAACTCAAAGACGAGCAG TGTGTATGGACGGCTCACCGGCTGGCTACTATTACTCTGCCGGGTCAGGAGACGGGGCCAAGAATTGGCTCCTCTTTCTCATG gGAGGTGGATGGTGTGATAACGTTGATGATTGCCAAAGCAAACTGAATCAATCTTTAGGCAGTAGCAAATCCGTGCCATTTACAAAATTCTCACACATTCTTAGCCCAGACAGCCAAATCAACCCGG ATTTCTATAATTGGAATAGGATTTTCGTGGCCTATTGTGACCAATCATCATTCCTCGGTGACGCCGAGTTTGATGGCCAA GGACTGAAACTTCAATTTCGAGGATCCAGGATTTTTGATGCGGTTGTTGACGACCTTTTGGCAAAAGGGGATGGGCGTTGGAGAGAAT GCTATTCTTTCCGGTATATCGGCAGGGGGGCTTGCGACTATCTTGCATTGTGA